The following are encoded together in the Citrus sinensis cultivar Valencia sweet orange chromosome 1, DVS_A1.0, whole genome shotgun sequence genome:
- the LOC102628751 gene encoding glutamate receptor 2.7-like isoform X2, translating into MTRPNNPTKLFSSLSFILIPQIILSLFFFTNTAMSQNTTVPVNVGLVLDINGEVGKVALSCINMSLADFYNSNSHYKTRLILNTRDSKRDVVAAAAAALDLLKNVQVQAMLGSGNSMQTNFIIQLGNKSQVPILSFSATSPSLTSIRSPYFFRGALNDSSQVGAITAIIKAFGWREAVPIYVDNQYGEAMIPSLTDALQAIDTRVPYRSVISPLATDDQIEKELYKLFTLQTRVFILHMLPSLGSRIFEKANEIGLMNKGCVWIMTDVMTNLLRTLEPSVIDSMQGVIGVRPHVPKTKALENFRVRWKRNFLQENPSIVDVELNIFGLLAYDATRALAEAVEKAGITSFGFDKTNVSRNATDLEAFGISQNGPKLLQALSSTRFKGLTGDYIFVDGQLQSSAFEIINVNNGARGIGFWTPEKGLTQKLSSNSTTKSKLKPIIWPGDSTSDPKGWEVPTNEKKLRIGVPVKKGFSYFVNVTIDPKTQEPTSVTGYCIDVFKAVIQELPYAVAYDFVPYGQPDGTSSGSYNDLIYQVFLGEFDAVVGDITILLNRSNYVDFTLPYTESGVSMIVPIKDSKKRNAWVFLQPLTWDLWVTSGCFFIFIGFVVWALEHRVNEDFRGPARHQVGTSFWFSFSTMVFSQRERVISNLARFVVIVWYFVVLVLTQSYTASLTSLLTVQQLQPTITDVKMLIKRGDNVGYQKGSFVLGILKQLRFDERKLVVYNSPEECHELFQKGSANGGIAAAFEEIPYGKLLVGQHCSKYTMVEPTFKTAGFGFAFPLHSPLVHDVSKAILSVTEGDKMKEIEDAWFKKHSGCPDASTVVSSRSLGLNSFWGLFLIAGIAAILALIIFLAVFIRQHRNVLKNSESSLLSRIRIFLRIFVSKDLSAHTFKDKGGIQVHSMGATEASPDSRYPASPSSYSQHADSHFGFYGEQGTPRTEYGNSNHNPNSQAQAPPEIVSAVELTNPDQEIERSPQVVRENN; encoded by the exons ATGACGAGACCAAACAACCCAACAAAACTTTTCTCCTCTTTGTCATTCATTCTAATTCCTCAAATTATCTTAAGCTTATTCTTCTTCACTAACACAGCCATGTCTCAGAACACAACAGTTCCAGTTAATGTGGGGTTGGTTCTTGACATAAATGGAGAAGTTGGGAAGGTAGCTTTGAGTTGCATCAACATGAGCCTTGCGGATTTTTATAACTCCAATTCTCACTACAAAACTAGGCTTATTCTTAACACCAGGGATTCCAAAAGAGatgttgttgctgctgctgctgcag CTCTGGACTTGCTAAAAAATGTACAAGTACAGGCCATGCTGGGATCAGGAAATTCCATGCAGACCAACTTTATAATTCAACTAGGCAACAAATCACAAGTGCCCATTTTGTCATTTTCCGCAACAAGTCCTTCGCTTACTTCCATTAGGAGTCCATACTTCTTTAGAGGTGCCCTAAATGACTCGTCTCAAGTTGGTGCCATAACTGCAATAATCAAAGCCTTCGGTTGGAGAGAAGCTGTGCCCATTTATGTAGACAATCAATACGGAGAAGCAATGATTCCTTCTCTAACTGACGCCCTTCAAGCCATTGACACTCGGGTGCCATATAGAAGTGTCATTTCTCCTTTGGCTACTGAcgatcaaattgaaaaagagcTTTACAAACTATTCACATTGCAAACCAGAGTGTTCATTTTGCATATGTTGCCTTCCCTTGGCTCTAGGATTTTTGAGAAAGCAAACGAAATTGGTTTGATGAATAAAGGCTGTGTATGGATCATGACCGATGTTATGACCAATTTGTTAAGAACATTGGAGCCTTCAGTGATCGATTCAATGCAAGGAGTGATAGGTGTGAGACCTCATGTTCCGAAAACAAAGGCACTCGAAAATTTTAGAGTTCGatggaaaagaaattttttgcaGGAGAATCCGTCTATTGTTGATGTTGAATTGAACATTTTTGGGTTATTAGCTTATGATGCTACAAGGGCACTGGCCGAGGCAGTTGAGAAAGCCGGTATCACAAGTTTTGGCTTTGATAAGACTAATGTTTCTCGCAATGCAACTGATCTTGAAGCTTTTGGTATCTCTCAAAATGGTCCAAAACTTCTCCAAGCTTTGTCAAGTACAAGATTCAAAGGGCTTACAGGGGACTACATTTTTGTTGATGGGCAGTTACAATCTTCAGCTTTTGAGattattaatgtcaataaTGGAGCAAGAGGGATTGGATTTTGGACACCAGAAAAAGGACTAACGCAGAAACTGAGTTCAAATTCGACTACAAAATCCAAACTTAAACCTATCATATGGCCAGGGGATTCTACTTCTGATCCAAAGGGATGGGAGGTTCCTACAAATGAGAAGAAGCTACGCATTGGAGTGCCCGTAAAGAAAGGCTTTAGTTATTTTGTGAACGTGACAATTGATCCAAAAACTCAAGAACCAACTTCTGTTACTGGATATTGTATAGATGTGTTTAAAGCTGTAATTCAGGAATTGCCATATGCTGTCGCTTATGATTTTGTCCCCTATGGACAGCCTGATGGCACCAGTTCCGGTTCATACAATGATTTGATCTACCAAGTATTTCTCGGG GAATTTGATGCTGTGGTGGGAGATATAACAATTTTGCTGAACAGATCAAATTATGTAGATTTCACACTGCCTTATACAGAATCTGGAGTATCCATGATTGTGCCGATCAAAGATAGCAAGAAGAGAAATGCATGGGTGTTCTTGCAGCCATTAACATGGGACCTTTGGGTGACAAGTGGctgttttttcattttcattggaTTTGTAGTGTGGGCTCTTGAACACAGAGTAAACGAAGATTTTCGTGGCCCTGCTAGGCATCAAGTTGGCACAAGCTTCTGGTTCTCATTCTCAACGATGGTCTTTTCACAAA GGGAGAGAGTGATAAGCAACTTGGCCAGATTTGTGGTGATTGTATGGTATTTTGTTGTGCTTGTTCTCACTCAAAGCTACACAGCCAGCTTGACTTCGCTACTCACTGTGCAGCAACTGCAGCCAACAATTACTGATGTCAAAATGCTGATAAAGAGAGGGGACAATGTTGGCTACCAGAAGGGTTCATTTGTTCTTGGAATCCTGAAACAATTACGCTTTGATGAGAGGAAACTTGTGGTGTATAATTCTCCTGAAGAATGTCATGAACTTTTCCAAAAAGGCAGTGCAAATGGCGGCATTGCAGCAGCTTTTGAGGAAATTCCCTACGGGAAGTTGCTTGTTGGACAACATTGCTCCAAATATACCATGGTTGAACCAACATTCAAAACAGCTGGGTTTGGTTTT GCCTTCCCATTACATTCCCCTCTAGTACATGATGTTTCGAAGGCAATCTTATCTGTGACTGAAGGggataaaatgaaagaaattgaagatgcATGGTTCAAGAAACATTCTGGCTGCCCAGATGCAAGTACCGTTGTTTCTTCTCGCAGCCTTGGCCTTAACAGTTTCTGGGGTCTGTTTCTCATTGCTGGCATTGCTGCAATCTTAGCTCTCATCATATTCCTGGCTGTTTTCATCCGTCAGCACAGGAATGTCTTGAAGAATTCAGAATCATCATTGTTGTCAAGAATTCGTATTTTTCTCAGAAtatttgtttcaaaagacCTCAGTGCACATACTTTCAAAGACAAAGGTGGCATCCAAGTTCATAGTATGGGTGCAACTGAAGCCTCTCCAGACAGTCGCTACCCAGCCAGTCCTTCAAGCTACTCACAGCATGCAGATTCCCACTTTGGTTTCTATGGAGAGCAGGGAACACCCAGAACTGAGTATGGTAATTCGAATCATAATCCAAATAGTCAAGCTCAAGCACCTCCAGAGATAGTGTCTGCCGTTGAGCTCACTAATCCAGATCAAGAAATAGAAAGAAGCCCCCAAGTAGTTCGTGAAAACAACTAA
- the LOC102628751 gene encoding glutamate receptor 2.7-like isoform X3, translated as MTRPNNPTKLFSSLSFILIPQIILSLFFFTNTAMSQNTTVPVNVGLVLDINGEVGKVALSCINMSLADFYNSNSHYKTRLILNTRDSKRDVVAAAAAALDLLKNVQVQAMLGPENSMQTNFIIQLGNKSQVPILSFSATSPSLTSIRSPYFFRGALNDSSQVGAITAIIKAFGWREAVPIYVDNQYGEELIPSLTDALQAIDTRVPYRSVISPLATDDQIEKELYKLLTMQTRVFILHMLPSLGSRIFQKANEIGLMNKGCVWIMTDGMTNLLRTLEPSVTDSMQGVIGVRPYVPKTKALENFRVRWKRKFLQENPSLFDAELNIFGLLAYDATSALAVAVEKAGITSFGFDKTNVSSNATDLEAFGISQNGPKLLQALSSIRFRGLTGDYIFVDGQLQSSAFEIINVNNGARGVGFWSPEKGLTQKLSSNSTTKSKLRPIIWPGDSTSDPKGWEIPTNEKKLRVGVPVKKGFSDFVKVTIDPKTQETSVVGYSIDVFKAVIEELPYAVAYDFVPYAQPDGTSSGSYNDLIYQVFLGEFDAVVGDTTIVFNRSNFVDFTLPYTESGVSMIVPIKDSKKRNAWVFLQPLTWDLWVTSGCFFIFIGFVVWVLEHRVNEDFRGPARHQVGTSFWFSFSTMVFSQRERVISNLARFVVIVWCFVVLILIQSYTASLTSLLTVDQLQPTITDVNLLIKRGDNVGYQKGSFVLGILKQLGFDERKLVVYNSHEECDELFQKGSANGGIAAAFDEIPYAKLLIGQHCSKYTMVEPTFKTAGFGFAFPLHSPLVHDVSKAILNVTEGDKMKEIEDAWFKKHSSCPDAGTVVSARSLGLNSFWGLFLIAGIAAILALIIFLAVFVHEHWNVLKNSESSLLSRIRIFLRIFVSRDLSAHTFKDKGGIQVHGMGPTEASPDSRYPASPSSYSQHADSHFLFYGEQGTPRTESGNSNHNPNSQAQAPPEIVSAVELTNPDQEIARSPQVVRENN; from the exons ATGACGAGACCAAACAACCCAACAAAACTTTTCTCCTCTTTGTCATTCATTCTAATTCCTCAAATTATCTTAAGCTTATTCTTCTTCACTAACACAGCCATGTCTCAGAACACAACAGTTCCAGTTAATGTGGGGTTGGTTCTTGACATAAATGGAGAAGTTGGGAAGGTAGCTTTGAGTTGCATCAACATGAGCCTTGCGGATTTTTATAACTCCAATTCTCACTACAAAACTAGGCTTATTCTTAACACCAGGGATTCCAAAAGAGatgttgttgctgctgctgctgcag CTCTGGACTTGCTTAAAAATGTACAAGTACAGGCCATGCTGGGACCTGAAAATTCCATGCAGACCAACTTTATAATTCAACTAGGCAACAAATCACAAGTGCCCATTTTGTCATTTTCCGCAACAAGTCCTTCGCTTACTTCCATTAGGAGTCCATACTTCTTTAGAGGTGCCCTAAATGACTCATCTCAAGTTGGTGCCATAACTGCAATAATCAAAGCCTTCGGTTGGAGAGAAGCTGTGCCCATTTATGTAGACAATCAATACGGAGAAGAATTGATTCCTTCTCTAACTGACGCCCTTCAAGCCATTGACACTCGGGTGCCATATAGAAGCGTCATTTCCCCTTTGGCTACTGACGaccaaattgaaaaagagCTTTACAAACTATTGACAATGCAAACCAGAGTGTTCATTTTGCATATGCTGCCTTCCCTTGGCTCTAGGATTTTTCAGAAAGCAAACGAAATTGGTTTGATGAATAAAGGCTGTGTGTGGATCATGACCGATGGCATGACCAATTTGTTAAGAACATTGGAGCCTTCAGTGACTGATTCAATGCAAGGAGTGATAGGTGTGAGACCCTATGTTCCTAAAACAAAGGCACTCGAAAACTTTAGAGTTCGATGGAAAAGGAAATTTTTGCAGGAGAATCCGTCTCTTTTTGATGCTGAATTGAACATTTTTGGGTTATTAGCTTATGATGCTACAAGTGCACTGGCCGTGGCAGTTGAGAAAGCCGGTATCACAAGTTTTGGCTTTGACAAGACTAATGTTTCTAGCAATGCAACTGATCTTGAAGCTTTTGGGATCTCTCAAAATGGTCCAAAGCTTCTCCAAGCTTTATCCAGTATAAGATTCAGAGGGCTTACGGGGGACTACATTTTTGTTGATGGACAGTTACAATCTTCAGCTTTTGAGattattaatgtcaataaTGGAGCAAGAGGGGTTGGATTTTGGTCACCAGAAAAAGGACTAACGCAGAAACTGAGTTCAAATTCGACTACAAAATCCAAACTTAGACCCATCATATGGCCAGGGGATTCTACTTCTGATCCCAAGGGATGGGAGATTCCTACGAATGAGAAGAAGCTACGGGTTGGAGTGCCCGTAAAGAAAGGCTTTAGTGATTTTGTGAAGGTGACAATTGATCCAAAAACTCAAGAAACTTCTGTCGTTGGATATTCTATAGATGTGTTTAAAGCTGTAATTGAGGAATTGCCATATGCTGTCGCTTATGATTTTGTCCCCTATGCACAGCCTGATGGCACCAGTTCCGGTTCATACAATGATTTGATCTACCAAGTATTTCTCGGG GAATTTGATGCTGTGGTGGGAGATACAACAATTGTGTTTAATAGATCAAATTTTGTCGATTTCACACTGCCTTATACAGAATCTGGAGTATCCATGATTGTGCCGATCAAAGATAGCAAGAAGAGAAATGCATGGGTGTTCCTGCAGCCATTAACATGGGACCTTTGGGTGACAAGTGGctgttttttcattttcattggaTTTGTAGTGTGGGTTCTTGAACACAGAGTAAACGAAGATTTTCGTGGCCCTGCTAGGCATCAAGTTGGCACAAGCTTCTGGTTCTCATTCTCAACAATGGTCTTTTCACAAC GGGAGAGAGTGATAAGCAACTTGGCCAGATTTGTGGTGATTGTATGGTGTTTTGTTGTGCTCATTCTCATTCAAAGCTACACAGCTAGCTTGACTTCGCTACTTACAGTGGACCAACTGCAGCCAACAATTACTGATGTCAACTTGCTGATAAAGAGAGGGGACAATGTTGGCTACCAGAAGGGTTCCTTTGTTCTTGGAATCCTGAAACAATTAGGCTTTGATGAGAGGAAACTTGTAGTGTATAATTCTCATGAAGAATGCGATGAACTTTTCCAAAAAGGCAGTGCAAATGGCGGCATTGCAGCAGCATTTGATGAAATTCCCTACGCGAAGTTGCTTATTGGACAACATTGCTCCAAATATACCATGGTTGAACCAACATTCAAAACAGCTGGGTTTGGTTTT GCCTTCCCATTACATTCCCCTCTAGTACATGATGTTTCGAAGGCAATCTTAAATGTGACTGAAGGggataaaatgaaagaaattgaagatgcATGGTTCAAGAAACATTCTAGCTGCCCAGATGCCGGTACAGTTGTTTCTGCTCGTAGCCTTGGCCTTAACAGTTTCTGGGGTCTGTTTCTCATAGCTGGCATTGCTGCAATCTTAGCTCTCATCATATTCCTGGCTGTTTTTGTCCATGAGCACTGGAATGTCTTGAAGAATTCAGAATCATCATTGTTGTCAAGAATTCGCATTTTTCTTAGAATATTTGTTTCAAGAGACCTCAGTGCACATACTTTCAAAGACAAAGGTGGCATCCAAGTTCATGGTATGGGTCCAACTGAAGCCTCTCCAGACAGTCGCTACCCAGCCAGTCCTTCAAGCTACTCACAGCATGCAGATTCCCACTTTTTGTTCTATGGAGAGCAAGGAACGCCCAGAACTGAGTCTGGTAATTCGAATCATAATCCAAATAGTCAAGCTCAAGCACCTCCAGAGATAGTGTCTGCCGTTGAGCTCACTAACCCAGATCAAGAAATAGCAAGAAGCCCCCAAGTAGTTCGTGAAAACAACTAA
- the LOC102628751 gene encoding glutamate receptor 2.7-like isoform X1, which yields MTRPNNPTKLFSSFSFILIPQIILSLFFFTNTAMSQNTTVPVNVGLVLDINGEVGKVALSCINMSLSDFYNSNSHYKTRLILNTRDSKRDVVAAAAAALDLLKNVQVQAMLGSGNSMQTNFIIQLGNKSQVPILSFSATSPSLTSIRSPYFFRGALNDSSQVGAITAIIKAFGWREAVPIYVDNQYGEAMIPSLTDALQAIDTRVPYRSVISPLATDDQIEKELYKLFTLQTRVFILHMLPSLGSRIFEKANEIGLMNKGCVWIMTDVMTNLLRTLEPSVIDSMQGVIGVRPHVPKTKALENFRVRWKRNFLQENPSIVDVELNIFGLLAYDATRALAEAVEKAGITSFGFDKTNVSRNATDLEAFGISQNGPKLLQALSSTRFKGLTGDYIFVDGQLQSSAFEIINVNNGARGIGFWTPEKGLTQKLSSNSTTKSKLKPIIWPGDSTSDPKGWEVPTNEKKLRIGVPVKKGFSYFVNVTIDPKTQEPTSVTGYCIDVFKAVIQELPYAVAYDFVPYGQPDGTSSGSYNDLIYQVFLGEFDAVVGDITILLNRSNYVDFTLPYTESGVSMIVPIKDSKKRNAWVFLQPLTWDLWVTSGCFFIFIGFVVWALEHRVNEDFRGPARHQVGTSFWFSFSTMVFSQRERVISNLARFVVIVWYFVVLVLTQSYTASLTSLLTVQQLQPTITDVKMLIKRGDNVGYQKGSFVLGILKQLRFDERKLVVYNSPEECHELFQKGSANGGIAAAFEEIPYGKLLVGQHCSKYTMVEPTFKTAGFGFAFPLHSPLVHDVSKAILSVTEGDKMKEIEDAWFKKHSGCPDASTVVSSRSLGLNSFWGLFLIAGIAAILALIIFLAVFIRQHRNVLKNSESSLLSRIRIFLRIFVSKDLSAHTFKDKGGIQVHSMGATEASPDSRYPASPSSYSQHADSHFGFYGEQGTPRTEYGNSNHNPNSQAQAPPEIVSAVELTNPDQEIERSPQVVRENN from the exons ATGACGAGACCAAATAACCCAACAAAACTTTTCTCCTCTTTCTCATTCATTCTAATTCCTCAAATTATCTTAAGCTTATTCTTCTTCACTAACACAGCCATGTCTCAGAACACAACAGTTCCTGTTAATGTGGGGTTGGTTCTTGACATAAATGGAGAAGTTGGGAAGGTAGCTTTGAGTTGCATCAACATGAGCCTTTCGGATTTTTATAACTCCAATTCTCACTACAAAACTAGGCTTATTCTTAACACCAGGGATTCCAAAAGAGatgttgttgctgctgctgctgcag CTCTGGACTTGCTAAAAAATGTACAAGTACAGGCCATGCTGGGATCAGGAAATTCCATGCAGACCAACTTTATAATTCAACTAGGCAACAAATCACAAGTGCCCATTTTGTCATTTTCCGCAACAAGTCCTTCGCTTACTTCCATTAGGAGTCCATACTTCTTTAGAGGTGCCCTAAATGACTCGTCTCAAGTTGGTGCCATAACTGCAATAATCAAAGCCTTCGGTTGGAGAGAAGCTGTGCCCATTTATGTAGACAATCAATACGGAGAAGCAATGATTCCTTCTCTAACTGACGCCCTTCAAGCCATTGACACTCGGGTGCCATATAGAAGTGTCATTTCTCCTTTGGCTACTGAcgatcaaattgaaaaagagcTTTACAAACTATTCACATTGCAAACCAGAGTGTTCATTTTGCATATGTTGCCTTCCCTTGGCTCTAGGATTTTTGAGAAAGCAAACGAAATTGGTTTGATGAATAAAGGCTGTGTATGGATCATGACCGATGTTATGACCAATTTGTTAAGAACATTGGAGCCTTCAGTGATCGATTCAATGCAAGGAGTGATAGGTGTGAGACCTCATGTTCCGAAAACAAAGGCACTCGAAAATTTTAGAGTTCGatggaaaagaaattttttgcaGGAGAATCCGTCTATTGTTGATGTTGAATTGAACATTTTTGGGTTATTAGCTTATGATGCTACAAGGGCACTGGCCGAGGCAGTTGAGAAAGCCGGTATCACAAGTTTTGGCTTTGATAAGACTAATGTTTCTCGCAATGCAACTGATCTTGAAGCTTTTGGTATCTCTCAAAATGGTCCAAAACTTCTCCAAGCTTTGTCAAGTACAAGATTCAAAGGGCTTACAGGGGACTACATTTTTGTTGATGGGCAGTTACAATCTTCAGCTTTTGAGattattaatgtcaataaTGGAGCAAGAGGGATTGGATTTTGGACACCAGAAAAAGGACTAACGCAGAAACTGAGTTCAAATTCGACTACAAAATCCAAACTTAAACCTATCATATGGCCAGGGGATTCTACTTCTGATCCAAAGGGATGGGAGGTTCCTACAAATGAGAAGAAGCTACGCATTGGAGTGCCCGTAAAGAAAGGCTTTAGTTATTTTGTGAACGTGACAATTGATCCAAAAACTCAAGAACCAACTTCTGTTACTGGATATTGTATAGATGTGTTTAAAGCTGTAATTCAGGAATTGCCATATGCTGTCGCTTATGATTTTGTCCCCTATGGACAGCCTGATGGCACCAGTTCCGGTTCATACAATGATTTGATCTACCAAGTATTTCTCGGG GAATTTGATGCTGTGGTGGGAGATATAACAATTTTGCTGAACAGATCAAATTATGTAGATTTCACACTGCCTTATACAGAATCTGGAGTATCCATGATTGTGCCGATCAAAGATAGCAAGAAGAGAAATGCATGGGTGTTCTTGCAGCCATTAACATGGGACCTTTGGGTGACAAGTGGctgttttttcattttcattggaTTTGTAGTGTGGGCTCTTGAACACAGAGTAAACGAAGATTTTCGTGGCCCTGCTAGGCATCAAGTTGGCACAAGCTTCTGGTTCTCATTCTCAACGATGGTCTTTTCACAAA GGGAGAGAGTGATAAGCAACTTGGCCAGATTTGTGGTGATTGTATGGTATTTTGTTGTGCTTGTTCTCACTCAAAGCTACACAGCCAGCTTGACTTCGCTACTCACTGTGCAGCAACTGCAGCCAACAATTACTGATGTCAAAATGCTGATAAAGAGAGGGGACAATGTTGGCTACCAGAAGGGTTCATTTGTTCTTGGAATCCTGAAACAATTACGCTTTGATGAGAGGAAACTTGTGGTGTATAATTCTCCTGAAGAATGTCATGAACTTTTCCAAAAAGGCAGTGCAAATGGCGGCATTGCAGCAGCTTTTGAGGAAATTCCCTACGGGAAGTTGCTTGTTGGACAACATTGCTCCAAATATACCATGGTTGAACCAACATTCAAAACAGCTGGGTTTGGTTTT GCCTTCCCATTACATTCCCCTCTAGTACATGATGTTTCGAAGGCAATCTTATCTGTGACTGAAGGggataaaatgaaagaaattgaagatgcATGGTTCAAGAAACATTCTGGCTGCCCAGATGCAAGTACCGTTGTTTCTTCTCGCAGCCTTGGCCTTAACAGTTTCTGGGGTCTGTTTCTCATTGCTGGCATTGCTGCAATCTTAGCTCTCATCATATTCCTGGCTGTTTTCATCCGTCAGCACAGGAATGTCTTGAAGAATTCAGAATCATCATTGTTGTCAAGAATTCGTATTTTTCTCAGAAtatttgtttcaaaagacCTCAGTGCACATACTTTCAAAGACAAAGGTGGCATCCAAGTTCATAGTATGGGTGCAACTGAAGCCTCTCCAGACAGTCGCTACCCAGCCAGTCCTTCAAGCTACTCACAGCATGCAGATTCCCACTTTGGTTTCTATGGAGAGCAGGGAACACCCAGAACTGAGTATGGTAATTCGAATCATAATCCAAATAGTCAAGCTCAAGCACCTCCAGAGATAGTGTCTGCCGTTGAGCTCACTAATCCAGATCAAGAAATAGAAAGAAGCCCCCAAGTAGTTCGTGAAAACAACTAA